The following are from one region of the Arachis duranensis cultivar V14167 chromosome 10, aradu.V14167.gnm2.J7QH, whole genome shotgun sequence genome:
- the LOC107468449 gene encoding pathogenesis-related protein PRB1-3, with product MIAVFMDVYSSSNSTRLRQQRWDDASTGFGAATHVGDADSCRPRMFDRVRSDGGSSSEGISARRRSATVLVGRNGGYTSRRNRAVERRLLRTWQGGGEMVVFLRNNGVFLEEDYLEGHNVTRAKVGVKPLKWDKQLESLAHEFVNEHIANCRGLMSTPHYSSNSIYGRNSGYNPYHASAASAVKAWVAQGRNYDPKSNKCIDGNPASCHCYVQVVWGASTYLGCARGDCHNNEGTLVACYYHPGGNFPAQRPYSMN from the exons ATGATTGCTG TTTTCATGGATGTTTATTCTTCGAGTAATTCAACAAGACTCAGGCAGCAGCGCTGGGATGATGCGAGCACGGGATTCGGGGCTGCAACTCACGTCGGCGACGCTGACAGTTGCAGGCCACGGATGTTCGACCGCGTGAGGAGTGATGGAGGTTCTTCCAGCGAGGGCATTAGCGCGAGGAGGCGGAGCGCGACAGTTCTGGTCGGTAGGAACGGAGGCTACACGTCGCGCAGAAACAGAGCGGTAGAACGCAGGTTGCTGCGCACATGGCAGGGCGGCGGAGAAATGGTGGTTTTTCTGCGGAACAATGGGGTTTTTTTGGAAG AGGACTATCTTGAAGGTCATAATGTTACACGTGCTAAAGTTGGAGTTAAGCCATTGAAGTGGGACAAACAACTAGAATCACTTGCTCATGAATTTGTGAATGAACATATTGCAAATTGTAGAGGACTAATGTCAACGCCTCATTATTCTTCTAATAGTATCTACGGCCGAAACTCTGGATATAATCCGTATCATGCTTCAGCAGCATCTGCAGTGAAGGCATGGGTAGCACAGGGACGAAACTATGACCCCAAATCTAACAAATGCATTGATGGTAACCCTGCCAGTTGTCATTGCTACGTTCAAGTTGTTTGGGGTGCATCAACTTATTTAGGTTGCGCAAGAGGTGACTGCCACAATAATGAAGGCACCCTTGTTGCTTGTTATTATCATCCTGGCGGCAACTTTCCAGCTCAACGCCCCTACTCAATGAATTAA
- the LOC110276737 gene encoding pathogenesis-related protein PRB1-3-like, with the protein MDYLVVHNAARAEVGVTPLKWDKKLESHAHEFVNEHIANCRGIMSTPAEFYSGIYGQNLGYSPFRGTIASAAAYWVAQKRKYEHKSNKCIDGNPDTCHCYVQIVWGASTYLGCARGECHNNEGTLVTCYYYPSANFPAQRPYSVH; encoded by the coding sequence ATGGACTATCTTGTAGTTCATAATGCTGCACGTGCTGAAGTTGGAGTTACGCCATTGAAGTGGGACAAAAAACTAGAATCACATGCTCATGAGTTTGTGAATGAACATATTGCAAATTGTAGAGGAATAATGTCTACGCCGGCTGAGTTTTATAGTGGTATCTACGGCCAAAACTTAGGATATAGTCCGTTTCGTGGTACAATAGCATCTGCAGCGGCGTATTGGGTAGCACAGAAACGAAAGTATGAGCACAAATCTAACAAATGCATTGATGGTAACCCTGACACTTGTCATTGCTACGTTCAAATTGTTTGGGGTGCATCAACTTATTTAGGTTGCGCAAGAGGGGAGTGCCACAATAATGAAGGCACCCTTGTTACTTGTTATTATTATCCTAGCGCCAACTTTCCGGCTCAACGCCCCTACTCAGTGCATTAA